The Sulfolobus islandicus Y.N.15.51 sequence TTTACTGCAGTTGCTGTAATGGGTATTACTATATTCGCTATTCCTAAACTATTTATCCTCCAGTAAAATACTGGAGCTCCGAAACCATCTAATATTCTACCTAGGAGCCACAATACTCCCTCAACTGCAGCTACCTCAGTGAAAGCCCCAGTAATACCTAATACAGAAACAGATAACACTACAATCATGGCTGTTGAAATACCGATCATTGCAGTAGCTACCAATGGTTCTCCACTCCTATTAACTTTAGTAAAAATCTTAGGTGCTGCGTTTTCCCTTGCTAAATTAAATAGGATCCTAGCTGCCCCTATAGTTGTCCCTATATTAGACGCTAACAGACTATTAATTGATAGCATTAATGCTATATAAAATGCGATTACTCCATATTTTATCATTTCTACGAATAATGGTTGATTCGAGTTAGCCAGACTATTTATCGTGCCGGGCCACAACACTATCATAGCGTAAGTTCCTAAAAACATGGAAATACCGCCTATGATTAGAGCTAACCACATTCCCTTAGATACATTCTCATGAGGATTCTTTGTCTCTTCGCCTAGGTAGGTAGCGGCTCCAGCTCCAGATATGCTTACAGTAGTTAGCACGTATGCTGTAGCCAGGTCTCCAAAATTCCTAAATTTAGGTACAAAATAATCGAAATGAATACCCTTACTTAACGATAAGAAGAATAGTGAAATTAACAACGCTGCTTCAGCCGTAGCGCTTATGGTTACAACGTACCCTAGTAATTTTTTAACGTGAGTAAATGAAATCAATGTAGGATAAGCTACACTAAAACCTATTATAGAATAAATTACCCAGCTTGGAATTATAATTCCCAAAATTTCAGATACCACTGATAAGATTGTATAAACTGCAATTACATTGACAACGTTTAAAAGTGTATAGGCTACCATCTCAGTAAGTGCTTCTAAAAACGCAAGTTTTTTACTTCTCCACGCTCCATAATTGAAGTTATAGTATCCTCCAGCAGATGCAAGCTTTTTAGTGTACATTGATAAGGTGTAAATCCATAAGGCACTTGTTAGTAAGGATAAAAATGTGGTGAATATGACTGAAGATCCAGCATACAATATGGCTGCTGTAGTTGTTGAAACTACACTACCTAAAGGCGCTGTAACTGCCATTGCTTGAGCGTAAGTTTCCTTAAACGATAAAACGGCTTTCTTAAGCTCCATAGTATCTCCCTTTAAGCTTTACTGTCCTAAAAGTTTAAAAATTTTCCCTAAATTAGGGCAGAGAGTTTCATGAAAGCTTAAAAGACTTTCCCTTGAAAAGGTTAAAAATTGGCTTATAGGACTGCTAGAAAGCATTCAAATCAAAGACGATTAATTCTTACAAACACGTTTAATAAAAGATTATAAGGGGAAAAATTATTTATTTATTTATTTTCACAATTAACTCCAGATTTCTCTTTAAATCTTCAAATCGTATTTTCATTTCAGGTGGCATTGGTTTCTTAGGAGAAATAGAATTTATAATTTCTAGAGATTTCCTAGCTTTCTCAACAGCAACGTTCTCGTTTTTATAAGCGTCATGATATGCCTCTCTAATTAACCTAATCGCTTCCCTCCACTTCTTTAAGTCATCCTCTGTTAATATCCCTTCCTTGATGTGATACATCTTTATATCGTCATCAACTAATGGGGCTTCATTATTTAGAACCTTCCATAAAACATTCTTCACATCTTCCATACGTTATAATCTAAAATAAAAAGTGGAATAAAAAGTCTCATGTGTATTTTAATGAAGTTTGTTGTTGGGGTTCATAAGGTCCAAATCTTTGGGTGAATTTCAACATTATACTAACGCCAGCATTTCTCACATCTAATAAAGTATTGATAAATTCGTTTGCGGTTAAGCCGTCTATAAATATTGGTTTAGATACTTGAATAACATTAGGAATTTCTTGATTTGGAGGTAGGGCTACGAAATCCACTCCATACCGTAAAGCTTCCAATTGTAAATCTATTATAAATTTGATTCTTTCCTCCCTATTTAGAGTCATTAAAGCACTGACATGAGATGGATGTATCCCTATTCCCATTGCTATAATATAGAATTTTGAACTATCATTTACCCTCACCACACTAATAGTAGGCCCACCTTGCGGAGGTGTGGCAACAACGTGAAAGAATTCTTTAGCTTGAGGCGGTCTACTCGCAACTAGTCCTAATTCCTTTAACCAGTCCTCTATTTGTTTATCCATCGATTTGTCAAACATAATCTTCCCTTCTTACTTCATTATCTGCAACTCCCTTATCTATATATTTTTTCACATTCAAACAAGCCATGAACATTGCCCTCTTCATTATGCTCTCATTACCATAAGCTCCAGCAGTGTGAAGCGTTCCAGTAAAGTTATCTAATTCCCATAGCTTTGTATTATAGAAATCCTCCTTACCGTTTTTTCTCCAAAATACATCAGTCCCAAACCTCACGTCTTGCCTCTCCTTAAGCAACCTATAAATACCTTCTTCATCCACTGTCTCACCTCTGCCTACATTAACAATTATAGCATTACGCTTTACATCTTTTAGTAGATCATAATTTAAAAGACTCCTAGTTTGCTTGTTTAGAGGTAACGTATCGACAATTATATCAGCCTCTTTAATTTTCTCCCTTATCATTATCATTTCGTGCTTTTCGTCAAACCATTCAGGTTTTCTGAATGATCTGGAAATTCCTATTACATAATTTCTAAAAGCCGTTTTACCTATCCTGGCAACTTCAGACCCTATGCCACCACCACCTAAAACCAACAACGTTTTTTCAGAAACGTCGTAAACTATAGTCCTCTTTTTTGTTCCCACACCTTTGGCTAATGCTAAAATTAGAGCCCAAGCGTGTTCAGCTACTGATAAAGAATAGGCACCGGCATTTGAGAATACTTTAACATGTGGAGGAACTATAGAGAAATTTAAATCATCAACTCCCGCTGAGAACGTTTGTATTACCTTAAGGTTAGGCATCTTATCTATGAGATCGCTATTTACTCTTCCTGGCCACGTTAGTAAGATCTCTGCATTTTTATAATCTTCTTCTGTTAGATTTTCGTCTTTAATATTAATTATATTTTCGCACTCTTCAGGGACTTTTTCTGTAGATATTATCTTCATAAACCCTACTTTACTTCATAGGTTTTTAATTTTTAATACAAGGAAAGTCATCTTCAGAAACCGCTAAGTTTCAAATTCTCTATTAGTTTTTTTCCCTCTTCAGTTATTTTGTATTTATCCCCAACACGCCTTATTAATCCATGAGACTCCAATTTATTTAAGTAGATCCGAGAGTGTCGTTATTAAGCTACAAATGAGTAAATGAGCTTAGAAGGGCATAGGTAACGTTATACTCTATAACGGATTACCTTTGTGACATAATTTATAGCTTAATATTGACACTTATCTCCGCACTCAAAAATCTTATAAGCTATGATTAATGCTGAAAACACTAAAGAATAATGACTCAACATAAAGAGAAACTCATACCAAATTCCAGACCCTCATTAATTGGGTTTATAGTTACAATTAGAGGTATCAATGGTACTATTAGATTTTTGACTTTAAACTCCTCTCTTATAAGTTTCATAATTAAAAAAAATAGCTAATTTTATTTTAAAAAACTTTATTCGGGTGGTATTTCCTTGAATGCCAAATCTATATCAATACCTTTCCTTTTGTGAATAATCTTTGATATAATGTATATTAATGCACTAACAATAAGTGTCCCTATTACAAATACAGTTGTAATTAAGTTAGGTCCACTAGAAGTCATGAATCCGAAGTCTGAATTAGTAGCTGCCACATAAGTCAGATATGCGAAATAACCAGCCGAAATTAAACCTGCTATAGATAATATATAATTTCTTTCTTTAATTCCAAATGCAATACCAGCTACACTTACCACGAGAAAATATAGGCTTCCTAGTATTGTAGCACCATAAAGGGAAAGTGCAGCGCCTATGGAAAATGCCGGAACTAAAAGCAACAGTAAAGTTAATGAGAGATCAAATACGTGAGCGTATACTGGTGAACCATGTTTATTAACCTCACTGAACTTAGTCGGTAAAACTCTATCAAAGGACAATGCAAAAACGTATCTGGCAAATACTATAACACCGTAAGCAAGTATGTATATGTTCCATACTATTAGCCCTAATGCGATTATCCATTGTAATATTGGATTTGACGCTACAGCTATTGCAGCCGTCCAGAAGTTGTATAAAAAGGTTGGATAAGCTTCTAAGTTGAAATTATAACCTCCAATTAAATCCATCTCAAGAAACGCTAATGTAACCAATATTCCAGTGAGTATTAAAGCTATTGGTAAGTTCCACTTTATGGTTTTCTTTCCTTTAAATTCAGCTGCAACTGCTGGTCCAGCTTGCATCCAAGGATATGTATATAACGCGAAGAACGGTAAGAGGAATAATGTAGCAGACCAAGATATCGAAGAAGGCAAAAATGATCCTCTAGATGAGGGAATAGTTACATTAAGATTATTAGCGGTTATTAGTGTTGAAATTTTCGAGTAAAAGTCACCTGAATTAAGCGCTAAAACTATCATTGCTAAGACTAACGTGGCCATTGAAAATATTCCCAACACTGATACTACTCTATACCCCCACTTAGCCCTAAATATGTTAAGGAGAATTATTACTACGAAAACTAACGCCGAAATGCCATAAATTATTAAACTTTGTTGTAAGGTTGGTGTTACTGCATATGGGTCCACTATTATGTTGTTGGCTATACTTAAGAGCGCAGGAGAGTGTTGATATTCACCTATTACTGTTAGGGCAGTGTTTATGGCGGAAGATGTGAAAAATGCTACTAGTGCGAAGTAAGCTGTAGATTCTATCATCACAGCCAGAGCCATTGTAGATCCTAAACCACCATTTAGGCTTCTCGAAATCCATATGTAATCTCCACCAGTTCTTGGAATTTTTGACGTTAAAATTACATAAATTAATAATTGCGGTATAGCGAAAATAAAACCAATTAACGATGCTAACCATAACACTCCTCCTTGTTGTATATATGGTGATATTGATTCAAATAGAGCTATTCCAGCTGACATATTGCCTATGTTAAGTGCAACTGCGTCCCATAACGATACATTCTTTATTAAACCGGAAGTCTCCCTTACGAATATTTTGTTTTTGCTGCTCACACGCTATCTTCTAAATTCCCCTATTTAAATTTACTTATCTATTGCAAAAGTATGATTAAATCCTTGTAGAAAATTTACTTACATAAGTAAATGTTATAAGAATCTTCTCACTAATAAATTTTTCTTCCAAAATAACATGGTCAGCTCCATGTAAAAACCTAAAGAATTGGGAACAAGAGATAAATATTATGCCTTATTCGTATTATCGATGGCTACCAAAAGATCAATATTATTTACCGTAACTATTACTCTATTTCATATAGGTTTGTTAATATCTAAACATCATAATTATAGGTTCTCTAGCTGTCCGTTTTTAGCATATATTCCCTTAACTTCCGATTTTATAGTGGATACAAAATGTAGATATAACCTGCTCAAAATTCTAGATTTGATTGAAGAAGCGGAAGATGGCTTAACAGTAGAATATATATCCACTAATCTAAATGTAAGTAGAAAATCTGTTAGGATCTACTGATAGTGTCGTCGTTAAGCTACAAATTCTGGGATTAACCTTCTCTCCCATAAGACTAGGGCTATGGAGTACATCATGGTGCGAATGCTCCTATTTACTGCCTTCGTTGCTCTCTTGAATCTAATTAGCCTATCCCTTAATGAGGAATGAAAGGACTCGTTCGGGTTAACTGGCGAGACAACCGTGTGGTCTTTCAACCAGAAGTACAAGTTATAATCATCGCTCACCCATCTACCCTCGTCAGGCAAATACTTTTTGACCTCAAGGAAAGTACTCTCATCCCTATCCCCCACAGAGTAAATGAGGTAAACTCCCAGCTTCGTGTACACGTAACAAGTGAAAACCCACTTGTAAAAAGCCCTAGCATTCTTGTACAAGTAAGTCCACATCTCATCAACAACCTTAGCAACAACCTTACCCTTGACCAGCTCCTTAGCCCTACCCCACAACTCAACCAACTTCTCATGCTTTTTCCTACCATAACGCTTAATCCAAGTGAAAACAGTACCAAGAGGTACGTTAAGCACCCTAGAAATAGCCCTCATACTCATACCATTAGCATACATTCTCAAAGCCTCCTCCCTCAACTTCCTAGAATGATGATGATAACTAGCATCACCCAAGAAGTACTTACCACAATCCCTACACAAAAACTTCTGCCTACCCAAAGGCCTACCACACTTAACAACATGATGACTACCACAAGAGGGACAAGAAACGTCTTGCCTAAATACAGGCTTCCTACCCATAAGTAATACTCGTTATACAAATATAAATAACTTAACGACGACACTACCTCCACACTCGGTGGGATATTGGTTGGATCTTATATACCGTTAATGAATACCTCCGTAAAACTGGGCTTATTAGTATTATGGATGACAGCTGATAGTGTAGTTTCAATCATACTAACAATCGAATGGCCCTATTATTCAAATTCCATTTACTCAATCTCACCTTGGCCATTGGACCAAGAAGTTTTAACAGCGGCACTGATGTTCCTCGTTATGACAACGTTCTTCATAATTGCCCTTAGTGAAAATACTAAAATCGTCAACTTTCAAGCTTTTATAGTCTCCACGTAATCTATATTAATAATTGGAGTATTACCGTACTTTCCCTTAGCAAAACCTATAATACTATTAATAGGCTTACCCTCAAGATCAAACAAGAAAGATTTATGAATGAAGAAAACTCCTCTCGGGATTGAAGCATCCCTCTTAAACATAACCTTAACCTTACCGTAGTTTGTTGATAAATAACCTATTCCCTCAAATTCTGAATTATACACAATGCCCTTCTTATCACCATAAATTTCCTTAAATTGACTATTAGTATAATTAGGATGAGAGGAAAAAACGATGATATTTCCATTAGGCTTCTTGAGCTTATCTGGAAGTGGTTTAACTCTCACCTTACCTTCTGGATATTTAGGTAATAACTTTACGAATCCTTTAGTCTTTAGCTCTGTTACATTAACCCCAGTAGCTTTACCTATAGCCAGCCACTCGTCCTCAGATATAACGTCGTCGTCAATTTCTAGTTTTACAGCCAACACTCTCATTAATTCGACCTCAGTAAAGCCTCTTTTAGGTAGGATTGGTTTATTGTAAACTAGATAATTGTGCCAATAACTGTAGACGACATCCTCTTTCTCAAGATACGTAGGAGCAGGTAACACTACATTAGCTATCTTCGTAGTCTCAGACCAATAAGGATCATGCACAACAAGAAATAATCTACCCTCCTTTACAGCCTCATATATTCTGTCAGACATTGGCAATGAATGTAAGGGATTAGAGTTCCAAACAAACATAAAAGTTATCCTACCCTCTTCAACCTCCTTGCCAACTTCTGCCATGCCTACAATTCTTGAAGGAGAGTACCTGTGCAGCCCTCTTAAATATCTAAAATCTATTCCAAGTCCTTGAGAATTGGCATAGAAAAATCCCTTTTTCATCCCAATAAGTGCAGGTATTAATGAGATTAGTGAAATAGCGTCACCACCGTTTATGCTCCTGCCTAGCGCAAATCCAATAATCGTTAAAGGTCTTCTATAATGATACATTTCAGCTAACTCATTAATTTTAGAAGAATCCAAACCAGTGGCCTCCTCGATTTCTTCATCCTTAAATGAAAAGACATATTCCCTTAATTCTTCTGGATCATCTAGGAGTGATAAATCAGCCCAGTTTCTCTCAAATAGTTTTTTCATGATCCCTATAGCCAAATACGCGTCACTTCCGGGTTTCACAATGTAGTATTTATTACTCCTTTTAGCTGTTTCAGATATTCTAACATCGATCGTTACCTTATACTTATCTTTAATCAAGTTCCAACCATGAATGAAACTAAATACTAATTCACTTCCCCATATGACAAATGAATCATATTTAGGGAAATCCTCTGGTAAAGCACCTATTGAATTACGATAATGTAACTTAATTGCCTCATGACCTTCTGAACTGCATATTGAGTAGTCAGTTGATGCAGCACCTATTACATTCCATAGTCTTGCCGGAAAATACCACGTCAATAGACCTTGGTTTCCATCATAGTCGACATGAAGAATTTCCTCTTTTTTCCGTTTTCTTATCTCCTTAACTATTAAATCTAATGCCTTATCAATACTATTTGGCTTTCCTTCTATATAAACATTATCAATTCTATTCAACGAGTTCCTCTTTAAATCCGCTATACCCCTAGAACATGTAAACCCATTAAAAGG is a genomic window containing:
- a CDS encoding DUF2299 domain-containing protein; translation: MFDKSMDKQIEDWLKELGLVASRPPQAKEFFHVVATPPQGGPTISVVRVNDSSKFYIIAMGIGIHPSHVSALMTLNREERIKFIIDLQLEALRYGVDFVALPPNQEIPNVIQVSKPIFIDGLTANEFINTLLDVRNAGVSIMLKFTQRFGPYEPQQQTSLKYT
- a CDS encoding IS1-like element ISC796 family transposase; translation: MGRKPVFRQDVSCPSCGSHHVVKCGRPLGRQKFLCRDCGKYFLGDASYHHHSRKLREEALRMYANGMSMRAISRVLNVPLGTVFTWIKRYGRKKHEKLVELWGRAKELVKGKVVAKVVDEMWTYLYKNARAFYKWVFTCYVYTKLGVYLIYSVGDRDESTFLEVKKYLPDEGRWVSDDYNLYFWLKDHTVVSPVNPNESFHSSLRDRLIRFKRATKAVNRSIRTMMYSIALVLWERRLIPEFVA
- a CDS encoding glycolate dehydrogenase, with protein sequence MKIISTEKVPEECENIINIKDENLTEEDYKNAEILLTWPGRVNSDLIDKMPNLKVIQTFSAGVDDLNFSIVPPHVKVFSNAGAYSLSVAEHAWALILALAKGVGTKKRTIVYDVSEKTLLVLGGGGIGSEVARIGKTAFRNYVIGISRSFRKPEWFDEKHEMIMIREKIKEADIIVDTLPLNKQTRSLLNYDLLKDVKRNAIIVNVGRGETVDEEGIYRLLKERQDVRFGTDVFWRKNGKEDFYNTKLWELDNFTGTLHTAGAYGNESIMKRAMFMACLNVKKYIDKGVADNEVRREDYV
- a CDS encoding molybdopterin-dependent oxidoreductase; this encodes MVHACTRDCYDTCIFDDTHKPLDIFPFNGFTCSRGIADLKRNSLNRIDNVYIEGKPNSIDKALDLIVKEIRKRKKEEILHVDYDGNQGLLTWYFPARLWNVIGAASTDYSICSSEGHEAIKLHYRNSIGALPEDFPKYDSFVIWGSELVFSFIHGWNLIKDKYKVTIDVRISETAKRSNKYYIVKPGSDAYLAIGIMKKLFERNWADLSLLDDPEELREYVFSFKDEEIEEATGLDSSKINELAEMYHYRRPLTIIGFALGRSINGGDAISLISLIPALIGMKKGFFYANSQGLGIDFRYLRGLHRYSPSRIVGMAEVGKEVEEGRITFMFVWNSNPLHSLPMSDRIYEAVKEGRLFLVVHDPYWSETTKIANVVLPAPTYLEKEDVVYSYWHNYLVYNKPILPKRGFTEVELMRVLAVKLEIDDDVISEDEWLAIGKATGVNVTELKTKGFVKLLPKYPEGKVRVKPLPDKLKKPNGNIIVFSSHPNYTNSQFKEIYGDKKGIVYNSEFEGIGYLSTNYGKVKVMFKRDASIPRGVFFIHKSFLFDLEGKPINSIIGFAKGKYGNTPIINIDYVETIKA
- a CDS encoding APC family permease, which encodes MSSKNKIFVRETSGLIKNVSLWDAVALNIGNMSAGIALFESISPYIQQGGVLWLASLIGFIFAIPQLLIYVILTSKIPRTGGDYIWISRSLNGGLGSTMALAVMIESTAYFALVAFFTSSAINTALTVIGEYQHSPALLSIANNIIVDPYAVTPTLQQSLIIYGISALVFVVIILLNIFRAKWGYRVVSVLGIFSMATLVLAMIVLALNSGDFYSKISTLITANNLNVTIPSSRGSFLPSSISWSATLFLLPFFALYTYPWMQAGPAVAAEFKGKKTIKWNLPIALILTGILVTLAFLEMDLIGGYNFNLEAYPTFLYNFWTAAIAVASNPILQWIIALGLIVWNIYILAYGVIVFARYVFALSFDRVLPTKFSEVNKHGSPVYAHVFDLSLTLLLLLVPAFSIGAALSLYGATILGSLYFLVVSVAGIAFGIKERNYILSIAGLISAGYFAYLTYVAATNSDFGFMTSSGPNLITTVFVIGTLIVSALIYIISKIIHKRKGIDIDLAFKEIPPE
- a CDS encoding APC family permease, whose protein sequence is MELKKAVLSFKETYAQAMAVTAPLGSVVSTTTAAILYAGSSVIFTTFLSLLTSALWIYTLSMYTKKLASAGGYYNFNYGAWRSKKLAFLEALTEMVAYTLLNVVNVIAVYTILSVVSEILGIIIPSWVIYSIIGFSVAYPTLISFTHVKKLLGYVVTISATAEAALLISLFFLSLSKGIHFDYFVPKFRNFGDLATAYVLTTVSISGAGAATYLGEETKNPHENVSKGMWLALIIGGISMFLGTYAMIVLWPGTINSLANSNQPLFVEMIKYGVIAFYIALMLSINSLLASNIGTTIGAARILFNLARENAAPKIFTKVNRSGEPLVATAMIGISTAMIVVLSVSVLGITGAFTEVAAVEGVLWLLGRILDGFGAPVFYWRINSLGIANIVIPITATAVNSWGDIQSVLQMDIVQLLMITVFAGIVVSWYILKARKGFPGTLVVDENNNVITIDEYLKKIKALNVR